From one Burkholderia latens genomic stretch:
- a CDS encoding chloride channel protein: protein MRFDLPSAPASVSPSASPFARIAAVTILTGVGAGFGGMLLALLLHAIQHLAYGYSLAHVVGTESFLTGVSRADPLRRVAVLVVCGLVAGGGWWALYRYGRPLVSIRRAVRAADPRMPFVSTTVHALLQIVTVALGSPLGREVAPREIGSLLAGRLAHRAGLTPSDCRLMVACGAGAGLAAVYNVPLGGAVFVLEVLLGTFELRALVVAVVTSALAAAVAWIGLGNEHQYTVPAFVLSTPLVAWSIVCGPLFGFAAYGFVRLTSRARADAPKGRQLPLLALINFAVIGVLAMRFPQLLGNGKGPASLGFDGSLTIGLAATLLVLKVAIEAGSLRAGAEGGLLTPGLANGALLGVVLGGLWSVVWPGASIGGCALIGATAFLAASMQMPITAVVLLLEFTRANHDSLVPMLLAVAGSLVAYRFAQQVAERRAQASALATTPLTATR from the coding sequence ATGCGCTTCGATCTCCCGTCCGCTCCCGCGTCTGTTTCGCCGTCCGCCAGTCCGTTTGCGCGGATCGCTGCCGTCACGATCCTGACCGGCGTCGGCGCCGGATTCGGCGGGATGCTGCTCGCGCTGCTGCTGCACGCGATCCAGCATCTGGCGTACGGCTACAGCCTCGCGCACGTGGTCGGCACCGAGAGCTTCCTGACCGGCGTGAGCCGGGCCGATCCGCTGCGGCGCGTTGCGGTGCTCGTCGTGTGCGGGCTCGTCGCGGGCGGCGGCTGGTGGGCGCTGTACCGGTACGGACGGCCGCTCGTGAGCATCCGCCGCGCGGTGCGCGCCGCGGATCCGCGGATGCCTTTCGTGAGCACGACGGTTCACGCTTTGCTGCAGATCGTGACCGTCGCGCTCGGTTCGCCGCTCGGCCGCGAAGTCGCGCCGCGCGAGATCGGCTCGCTGCTGGCCGGGCGACTCGCGCACCGCGCGGGGTTGACGCCGTCCGACTGCCGGCTGATGGTCGCGTGCGGCGCCGGTGCCGGGCTCGCAGCCGTCTACAACGTGCCGCTCGGCGGCGCGGTGTTCGTGCTCGAAGTGCTGCTCGGCACGTTCGAACTGCGCGCGCTGGTGGTGGCCGTCGTCACGTCGGCGCTCGCGGCGGCGGTCGCATGGATCGGCCTCGGCAACGAACATCAGTACACGGTGCCCGCGTTCGTGCTGAGCACGCCGCTCGTCGCGTGGTCCATCGTTTGCGGCCCGTTGTTCGGATTCGCCGCATACGGCTTCGTGCGGCTCACGAGTCGCGCACGCGCGGATGCGCCGAAGGGCCGGCAACTGCCGCTGCTTGCGCTGATCAACTTTGCGGTGATCGGCGTGCTGGCGATGCGCTTTCCGCAACTGCTCGGCAACGGCAAGGGGCCGGCTTCACTGGGATTCGACGGCTCGCTGACGATCGGGCTTGCGGCGACGCTGCTCGTACTGAAGGTGGCGATCGAGGCGGGCAGCCTGCGCGCCGGCGCCGAGGGCGGACTGCTGACGCCCGGTCTCGCAAATGGCGCGCTGCTCGGCGTCGTGCTCGGCGGGCTGTGGAGCGTCGTATGGCCGGGCGCGTCGATCGGCGGCTGCGCGTTGATCGGTGCGACCGCGTTCCTCGCCGCGTCGATGCAGATGCCGATCACGGCCGTCGTGCTGTTGCTCGAATTCACGCGCGCGAATCACGACAGCCTCGTGCCGATGCTGCTCGCCGTGGCGGGTTCGCTCGTCGCGTACCGGTTCGCGCAGCAAGTAGCGGAGCGGCGTGCGCAGGCGAGCGCGCTGGCAACCACGCCGCTGACGGCAACTCGCTGA
- a CDS encoding EamA family transporter codes for MIDLRQRFRVAAPQRVSGVPIPVLFAVLCAAFLHASWNALVRSSGDRLRSATVLQIAIGLFALLFLPAAAPIAPASWTCVVASAVIHVVYTLLLVRAYEHGDLTIAYPVARGTAPLLVTLGAAAFAGEHLNAGAQCGLVLICAGIMAIGLERRRNTQHRITQVLPTAFATGVSIAAYSVVDGIGVRESGNTVGYTAWTFVLTGLLMAVYYRLRAGPLRLAQDAGETAKAACGGVFAALAYGIVIWAMDRAPMGPVSALRETSVVFAALIARVYLGERLTPRRAGGCLVIACGALLIGALEAVR; via the coding sequence ATGATCGACCTGCGGCAACGATTTCGCGTTGCCGCCCCTCAGCGAGTATCCGGCGTGCCGATTCCCGTCCTTTTCGCGGTCCTGTGTGCTGCGTTCCTGCATGCGTCATGGAATGCGCTCGTGCGCAGCAGCGGCGACCGACTGCGGTCGGCGACGGTGCTGCAGATCGCGATCGGGCTGTTCGCGCTGCTGTTCCTGCCGGCGGCTGCGCCGATCGCGCCGGCGAGCTGGACGTGCGTCGTCGCGTCGGCGGTGATCCATGTCGTCTATACGTTGCTGCTGGTGCGCGCGTACGAGCACGGCGACCTGACCATCGCGTATCCGGTCGCGCGCGGCACCGCGCCGCTGCTCGTCACGCTGGGCGCGGCGGCGTTCGCAGGCGAGCATTTGAACGCAGGCGCGCAATGCGGGCTCGTGCTGATCTGCGCCGGGATCATGGCGATCGGGCTCGAGCGTCGGCGCAACACGCAGCACCGGATCACGCAGGTGCTGCCGACCGCGTTCGCGACCGGCGTATCGATCGCCGCGTACAGCGTAGTCGACGGGATCGGCGTGCGGGAAAGCGGCAACACGGTCGGTTACACGGCGTGGACGTTCGTGCTGACCGGGTTGCTGATGGCCGTGTACTACCGGCTGCGCGCCGGGCCGTTACGGCTTGCGCAGGATGCCGGCGAAACGGCGAAGGCCGCATGCGGCGGCGTATTCGCGGCGCTTGCGTACGGGATCGTCATCTGGGCGATGGACCGCGCACCGATGGGGCCGGTGTCCGCACTGCGCGAAACGAGCGTGGTGTTCGCGGCGCTGATCGCGCGCGTCTATCTCGGCGAGCGGCTGACGCCGCGCCGCGCGGGCGGGTGTCTCGTGATTGCTTGCGGCGCGTTGCTGATCGGCGCGCTCGAGGCGGTGCGGTAG
- a CDS encoding porin: MNKTLIAGACAAVLFAPLAHAQSAVTLYGLIDAGIAYTNNVNGAAQWRMASGTINGSRFGLRGSEDLGGGLKALFVLENGFNVNNGSLGQDGKLFGRHAYVGLSQAGYGTLTLGRQYDTMVDFVAPLSATAGDFGDAGFAHPFDNDNLNHSVRINNAVKYTSDTIAGFKVGALYGFSNSANFAGNRAYSVAASYTNGPLKLAGAYLQMNGTKGSTSASPGATDVAEAKSVSQGGWSVGADRMRTYGGGISYVFGPATVGFVYTRSQYDNTGSFGSTGQVAFNNYDVNVRYAVTPAVSLGAAYVYTDGSVSNPDSKHGTDPKWHQVDLQAVYKLSRRTDLYAEAMYQHASGRGYQAFINTSGGASSTANQIVGTIGMRTRF; the protein is encoded by the coding sequence ATGAATAAAACCCTGATTGCCGGCGCATGTGCCGCCGTGCTGTTCGCCCCGCTCGCGCACGCGCAAAGCGCGGTCACGCTGTATGGCCTGATCGACGCCGGCATCGCCTATACCAACAACGTGAACGGCGCCGCGCAGTGGCGCATGGCGTCCGGCACGATCAACGGCAGCCGTTTCGGCCTGCGCGGCAGCGAAGATCTCGGCGGCGGCCTGAAGGCGCTGTTCGTGCTCGAGAACGGCTTCAACGTGAACAACGGTTCGCTCGGGCAGGACGGCAAGCTGTTCGGACGGCATGCTTACGTCGGCCTCAGCCAGGCCGGCTACGGCACGCTGACGCTCGGACGCCAGTACGACACGATGGTCGACTTCGTCGCGCCGCTGTCCGCAACGGCCGGCGACTTCGGCGATGCGGGCTTCGCGCACCCGTTCGACAACGACAACCTGAACCACTCGGTGCGCATCAACAACGCGGTCAAGTACACGAGCGATACGATCGCCGGCTTCAAGGTCGGTGCGCTGTACGGCTTCTCGAACTCGGCGAACTTCGCGGGCAACCGCGCGTACAGCGTCGCCGCAAGCTACACGAACGGCCCGCTGAAACTGGCCGGCGCATACCTGCAGATGAACGGCACGAAGGGCTCGACGAGCGCGAGCCCCGGCGCGACCGACGTGGCCGAAGCGAAGAGCGTGAGCCAGGGCGGCTGGTCGGTGGGCGCGGACCGCATGCGCACGTATGGCGGCGGCATCAGCTACGTGTTCGGGCCGGCGACGGTCGGTTTCGTCTATACGCGCTCGCAGTACGACAACACGGGCTCGTTCGGCTCGACCGGTCAGGTCGCATTCAACAACTACGACGTCAACGTGCGCTACGCGGTGACGCCGGCCGTCAGCCTGGGCGCTGCGTACGTGTATACGGATGGCAGCGTGTCGAACCCGGACAGCAAGCACGGCACCGATCCGAAGTGGCACCAGGTCGACCTGCAGGCCGTCTACAAGCTGTCGCGCCGCACCGACCTGTACGCGGAAGCGATGTATCAGCACGCGTCCGGACGCGGCTACCAGGCGTTCATCAACACGTCGGGCGGCGCATCGAGCACCGCGAATCAGATCGTCGGCACGATCGGGATGCGCACGCGGTTCTGA
- a CDS encoding TIGR00366 family protein — protein MIQRISRFFTQVVHRVLPDPLIFAILLTIVTFALAFGLTPNTPVQLTTMWGSGFWNLLAFSMQMVMILVTGHALASSPPVRRLLVALASTARTPGQGVMLVAFVGALACAINWGFGLVLGAMLAREVARRVAGSDYRLLVASAYMGFLSWHGGLSGSVPLVAATKGNPMEKTIGLIPVSDTIFTGYNAFITIGLIVMLPFLARMMMPKPGDVVSVDPALLAEPPSVERQLGPDATFAERLEESRALSLFVAALCAAFLVLRFIQKGFALDIDTVNLAFLAAGILLHRTPMAYARAVAGAARGASGIMIQFPFYAGIQALMDHSGLAGVITKWFVDIANVHTFPLLAFLSSAVINFAVPSGGGHWVVQGPFVMPAAQALGADLGKAAMAIAYGEAWTNMAQPFWALPALAIAGLGVRDIMGYCVTTLLFSGVVFVAGMYLF, from the coding sequence TTGATTCAACGCATTTCCCGCTTTTTCACGCAGGTCGTCCACCGCGTCCTGCCCGACCCGCTGATTTTCGCGATCCTGCTGACGATCGTCACCTTCGCGCTCGCGTTCGGCCTCACGCCGAATACCCCCGTGCAGCTCACGACGATGTGGGGTTCCGGCTTCTGGAACCTGCTCGCGTTCTCGATGCAGATGGTGATGATTCTCGTTACCGGCCATGCGTTGGCGAGTTCGCCGCCGGTGCGGCGGCTGCTGGTTGCGCTCGCAAGCACCGCGCGCACGCCGGGCCAGGGCGTGATGCTCGTCGCGTTCGTCGGCGCGCTCGCATGCGCGATCAACTGGGGCTTCGGCCTCGTGCTCGGCGCGATGCTCGCGCGAGAGGTTGCGCGCCGCGTTGCCGGCAGCGACTACCGGCTGCTCGTGGCGTCCGCGTACATGGGTTTCCTGAGCTGGCACGGCGGGCTGTCCGGCTCGGTGCCGCTCGTCGCCGCGACGAAAGGCAATCCGATGGAGAAGACGATCGGGTTGATTCCCGTGTCGGACACGATCTTCACCGGCTACAACGCGTTCATCACGATCGGGCTGATCGTGATGCTGCCGTTTCTCGCGCGGATGATGATGCCGAAGCCGGGGGACGTCGTCAGCGTCGATCCGGCGTTGCTCGCCGAGCCGCCGAGCGTCGAGCGCCAACTCGGGCCCGACGCGACGTTCGCGGAGCGGCTGGAAGAAAGCCGTGCGTTGTCGCTCTTCGTCGCGGCGCTGTGCGCGGCGTTCCTCGTGCTGCGTTTCATCCAGAAGGGCTTTGCGCTCGACATCGATACAGTAAACCTCGCGTTCCTCGCAGCCGGCATCCTGCTGCACCGCACGCCGATGGCCTATGCACGCGCGGTGGCCGGTGCGGCGCGCGGCGCGTCGGGGATCATGATCCAGTTTCCGTTCTATGCGGGCATCCAGGCGCTGATGGATCACTCGGGGCTCGCGGGCGTAATCACCAAATGGTTCGTCGATATCGCGAACGTGCACACGTTCCCGTTGCTCGCTTTCCTCAGCTCGGCAGTGATCAATTTCGCGGTGCCGTCGGGCGGCGGCCACTGGGTCGTGCAGGGACCGTTCGTGATGCCGGCCGCGCAGGCGCTCGGCGCCGATCTCGGCAAGGCTGCGATGGCGATCGCGTACGGCGAGGCATGGACCAACATGGCGCAGCCGTTCTGGGCGCTTCCCGCGCTTGCGATCGCGGGCCTCGGCGTGCGCGACATCATGGGCTATTGCGTAACGACGCTGCTGTTCTCCGGCGTGGTGTTCGTCGCGGGGATGTATCTGTTCTGA
- a CDS encoding DUF4148 domain-containing protein produces MKSLAVTAAAAVLLAAPALSFAQSAQSPVTRAQVLQELYDLESVGYNPSLGDAGNYPDDLMAAQERLAAKRLAERKAAQAAYGPANGGATESGVAVKPAL; encoded by the coding sequence GTGAAATCGCTCGCCGTCACCGCTGCTGCTGCCGTCCTGCTTGCCGCACCGGCCCTGTCGTTCGCGCAGTCCGCCCAGTCGCCCGTTACGCGCGCGCAAGTGCTGCAGGAGCTGTACGACCTCGAGTCGGTCGGCTACAACCCGTCGCTCGGCGACGCGGGCAACTATCCCGACGACCTCATGGCCGCGCAGGAGCGCCTCGCGGCAAAGCGGCTCGCCGAGCGCAAGGCCGCGCAAGCCGCATATGGCCCGGCCAATGGCGGCGCGACCGAGTCGGGCGTCGCCGTGAAGCCCGCGCTGTAA
- a CDS encoding class I SAM-dependent methyltransferase produces the protein MTEPTEPPGRRAYASFAQRYADIAPTKAHNALYERPATMALLGDVGGVTVLDAGCGPGICSAHLAHGGATVHAFDVTPEMVALARTRCAGLAVDVVEGDLEAPLAWLPDASFDKVLCSLALDYVRDLAPTLREFRRVTGPGGTLVFSMAHPMRDWLDERTRGDGTYFDTSRFGFHWSGFGEPKPYVEAWRRPLADILNALADAGWRLDRFVEPTPLPQMKAVSERLHAELSLAPAFLCIRAQR, from the coding sequence ATGACCGAACCGACCGAACCTCCCGGCCGCCGCGCTTACGCGAGCTTCGCGCAACGCTATGCGGACATCGCGCCGACGAAGGCGCACAACGCGCTCTACGAGCGCCCCGCAACGATGGCGCTGCTCGGCGACGTCGGCGGCGTGACCGTGCTCGATGCCGGCTGCGGACCCGGCATCTGCAGCGCGCACCTGGCCCACGGCGGCGCGACCGTGCATGCGTTCGACGTGACGCCGGAGATGGTCGCGCTTGCGCGAACGCGCTGCGCGGGGCTCGCGGTCGACGTCGTGGAAGGCGACCTCGAGGCGCCGCTCGCATGGTTGCCCGACGCGTCGTTCGACAAGGTGCTCTGCTCGCTTGCGCTCGACTACGTGCGCGATCTCGCGCCGACGCTGCGCGAGTTCAGGCGCGTCACCGGGCCGGGCGGCACGCTCGTATTCTCGATGGCGCACCCGATGCGCGACTGGCTGGACGAGCGCACGCGTGGAGACGGCACGTACTTCGATACAAGCCGCTTCGGCTTTCACTGGTCGGGTTTCGGTGAACCGAAGCCCTACGTCGAAGCATGGCGGCGGCCGCTTGCCGACATCCTGAACGCGCTCGCCGACGCCGGCTGGCGGCTCGACCGCTTCGTCGAACCGACGCCGCTGCCGCAGATGAAGGCCGTGTCGGAGCGGCTTCATGCGGAGCTGTCGCTGGCGCCCGCGTTCCTGTGCATCCGCGCGCAACGCTGA
- the codA gene encoding cytosine deaminase: MNLFNARLRGRDGLFTIGIHDGKIARIDVQPALITPASPPDADDIDAQGRLAIPPLVEPHIHLDAVLTAGEPAWNMSGTLFEGIERWSERKATITHEDTKARAHAAIGMLRDHGIQHVRTHVDVTDPTLAALKAMLEVKDEARGLIDLQIVAFPQEGIESFDGGRALMEQAIELGADVVGGIPHFENTREQGVSSIRFLMDLAERTGCLVDVHCDETDDPHSRFLEVLAEEARVRGMGARVTASHTTAMGSYDNAYCSKLFRLLKRAALNFVSCPTESIHLQGRFDTFPKRRGVTRVAELDRAGLNVCFGQDSIKDPWYPLGNGNILRVLDAGLHICHMMGYQDLQRCLDFVTDHGATAMHLGDGYGIALGRPANLVVLDADSDYEAVRRQAKAALSIRGGKVIMRRDPERVTYPA, from the coding sequence ATGAATCTCTTCAATGCACGCCTGCGCGGTCGCGACGGGCTGTTTACGATCGGCATCCACGACGGCAAGATCGCGCGGATCGACGTGCAGCCCGCGCTCATCACACCGGCCAGCCCGCCCGATGCAGACGATATCGATGCACAGGGCCGCCTCGCGATCCCGCCGCTCGTCGAGCCGCATATCCATCTCGACGCCGTGCTGACGGCCGGCGAGCCGGCATGGAACATGAGCGGCACGCTGTTCGAAGGGATCGAACGCTGGTCCGAGCGCAAGGCGACGATCACGCACGAAGACACGAAGGCGCGCGCGCATGCGGCGATCGGCATGCTGCGCGATCACGGGATCCAGCACGTGCGCACGCATGTCGACGTCACCGATCCGACGCTTGCCGCGCTGAAGGCGATGCTCGAAGTGAAGGACGAGGCGCGCGGACTGATCGATCTGCAGATCGTCGCGTTTCCGCAGGAGGGCATCGAGTCGTTCGACGGCGGCCGCGCGCTGATGGAGCAGGCGATCGAGCTCGGCGCCGACGTCGTCGGCGGCATTCCGCATTTCGAGAACACGCGCGAGCAGGGCGTCAGCTCGATCCGCTTCCTGATGGACCTGGCCGAGCGCACTGGCTGCCTCGTCGACGTGCACTGCGACGAGACCGACGATCCGCATTCGCGCTTTCTGGAAGTGCTCGCGGAGGAAGCGCGGGTGCGCGGCATGGGCGCGCGGGTGACGGCCAGCCACACGACCGCGATGGGCTCGTACGACAACGCGTATTGCTCGAAGCTGTTCCGGCTGTTGAAGCGCGCCGCCCTGAACTTCGTGTCGTGCCCGACCGAGAGCATCCATCTGCAGGGGCGTTTCGACACGTTTCCGAAGCGCCGCGGCGTCACGCGCGTCGCGGAACTCGACCGCGCGGGCCTGAACGTGTGCTTCGGGCAGGATTCGATCAAGGATCCGTGGTATCCGCTCGGCAACGGCAATATCCTGCGCGTGCTCGATGCCGGCCTGCACATCTGCCACATGATGGGCTATCAGGATCTGCAGCGTTGCCTCGATTTCGTCACCGATCACGGCGCGACGGCGATGCACCTCGGCGACGGCTACGGAATCGCGCTCGGCCGGCCGGCGAACCTGGTCGTGCTCGATGCCGACAGCGACTACGAAGCGGTGCGCCGACAGGCGAAAGCGGCGCTGTCGATACGCGGCGGGAAGGTGATCATGCGGCGGGACCCCGAGCGTGTGACGTACCCGGCATGA
- a CDS encoding VOC family protein: MTTHHRPSFSAALCYRDPKAALAWLERAFGFARSLVVTTPEGDIAHAEMKFGDSLVMIGGTWADFIASPEDTDGRNTQHVHVHLPDDADIDAHCEHARAAGAEILQAPADAFYGDRMYRARDPGRHVWTFGKHVRDVTNDEMSAATGLTIESFD; encoded by the coding sequence ATGACCACGCATCACCGTCCTTCCTTCAGTGCCGCGTTGTGCTACCGCGATCCGAAAGCCGCGCTTGCGTGGCTCGAACGTGCATTCGGTTTCGCGCGCTCGCTCGTCGTCACGACGCCGGAAGGCGACATCGCGCATGCGGAAATGAAATTCGGCGACAGTCTCGTGATGATCGGCGGCACGTGGGCCGACTTCATCGCGTCGCCGGAAGACACCGACGGCCGCAATACCCAGCACGTGCACGTGCATCTGCCCGACGACGCGGATATCGACGCGCATTGCGAACACGCGCGCGCGGCGGGCGCGGAGATCCTGCAGGCGCCGGCCGACGCGTTCTACGGCGATCGGATGTATCGCGCGCGCGATCCCGGCCGGCACGTCTGGACGTTCGGCAAGCACGTGCGCGACGTGACGAACGACGAGATGAGCGCGGCGACCGGGCTGACGATCGAATCCTTCGACTGA
- a CDS encoding cytochrome-c peroxidase → MTARPFPSPDATRAAAPRARARLLRRAAYVLGAAVLAYGAFAIAFPARTPAAIGDVVADWTGANAHPVVLQRPAAQPLSAVAQLGRALFVDPSLSASGKQSCASCHSPDHAYGPPNALDVQPGGLAMTQHGYRPPPSLMYLYRQPNFSIGPDAGENDAAPSVAQQAASAAGVVKAQKVAGTAAAPQLVPQGGMFWDGRADTLQQQAFGPLLNPVEMANASIDDVARKLAQSPHRAQFEQLFGPRVFATPQLAVSEAMFAIARYQVEDPSFHPYNSKYDRWLEGRARLTQAELRGLRLFNDPDKANCAGCHLSKPAKDGLPPMFTDYQYEALGAPRNRALAQNRNPAFYDLGVCGPFRDDLKDQTQYCGMFLTPTLRNAATRHVFFHNGVFHTLDQVMAFYNERSISPQKFYPRGADGKIDVYDDIPAKYRANVDVTDAPFDRKPGDKPAMTEQDIKDIEAFLGTLTDEPAR, encoded by the coding sequence ATGACAGCTCGTCCCTTCCCGTCTCCCGATGCTACCCGCGCCGCCGCGCCGCGCGCGCGTGCCCGCTTGCTGCGCCGTGCGGCGTACGTACTCGGCGCCGCCGTGCTCGCGTATGGCGCATTCGCGATCGCGTTTCCGGCGCGCACGCCTGCGGCAATCGGCGACGTCGTCGCGGACTGGACGGGTGCGAACGCACATCCGGTCGTGTTGCAGCGCCCCGCCGCGCAGCCGTTGTCCGCGGTCGCGCAGCTGGGGCGCGCGCTGTTCGTCGATCCGTCGCTGTCGGCGTCGGGCAAGCAGTCGTGTGCGTCGTGCCACAGCCCCGACCATGCGTACGGGCCGCCGAACGCGCTGGACGTGCAGCCGGGCGGACTCGCGATGACGCAGCACGGCTATCGCCCGCCGCCGTCGCTGATGTACCTGTACCGGCAGCCGAACTTCAGCATCGGCCCGGATGCCGGCGAAAACGACGCGGCGCCGAGCGTCGCGCAGCAGGCTGCGTCGGCGGCAGGCGTGGTCAAGGCGCAGAAGGTGGCCGGCACGGCGGCCGCGCCGCAGCTCGTGCCGCAAGGCGGAATGTTCTGGGACGGCCGCGCCGATACGCTGCAGCAGCAGGCGTTCGGCCCGCTGCTGAATCCGGTCGAAATGGCAAACGCAAGCATCGACGATGTTGCGCGCAAGCTCGCGCAGTCGCCGCATCGCGCGCAGTTCGAGCAGCTGTTCGGGCCGCGCGTGTTCGCCACGCCGCAGCTCGCGGTGTCGGAGGCGATGTTCGCGATCGCGCGGTACCAGGTCGAGGATCCGTCGTTCCATCCATACAACAGCAAGTACGATCGCTGGCTCGAGGGCCGCGCACGCCTCACGCAGGCGGAGTTGCGCGGCCTGCGGCTGTTCAACGATCCGGACAAGGCGAATTGCGCCGGCTGCCACCTGTCGAAACCGGCCAAGGATGGCTTGCCGCCGATGTTTACCGACTACCAGTACGAGGCGCTCGGCGCGCCGCGCAACCGCGCGCTCGCGCAGAACCGCAATCCCGCGTTCTACGATCTCGGCGTGTGCGGGCCGTTCCGCGACGACCTGAAGGACCAGACGCAATATTGCGGGATGTTCCTCACGCCGACGCTGCGCAACGCGGCGACGCGCCACGTGTTCTTCCACAACGGCGTGTTCCATACGCTCGACCAGGTGATGGCGTTCTACAACGAACGCAGCATCTCGCCGCAGAAGTTCTATCCGCGTGGCGCGGACGGCAAGATCGACGTGTACGACGACATTCCGGCGAAGTACCGCGCGAACGTCGACGTGACGGATGCGCCGTTCGATCGCAAGCCCGGCGACAAGCCGGCGATGACCGAGCAGGACATCAAGGATATCGAAGCGTTTCTCGGCACGCTGACCGACGAGCCGGCGCGCTAA
- a CDS encoding phospholipase C encodes MFRQALLVTACAGAALALFACGGSDDPTSTPPVSSQDALQTATPIKHVVVIYGENVSFDHYFGTYPNASNPAGEPAFTAKAGTPTVNGLTGTLLTANPNFTNTANGTDAANPFRLDRTQAATADQNHAYTAEQQAEDNGLADLFPKYTGKGSSGGAGAFGTKGQVMGYFDGNTVTALWNYAQRFAMSDNAYTTVYGPSTPGALNVVSGQTNGMQIVKTSKQPSTLAASSYYINDGQGGFTMINDVDPGYDVCSSTTDQAMMSGKNIGDLLNAAKITWGGFMGGFNLSTTNSNGTTGCARSTVATAVNAATADYIPHHNWFQYYASTANPQHTRPSSVAAIGSSVETDGKTPEPANHQYDSDDFFAAVKAGNFPSVSFLKAPAAQDGHAGYSDPLDEQAFVTKVVNFLQQQPDWQNTAVIVTYDDSDGWYDHAYTAPTHASSDAVDQLNGNGACGSGGTTGVNGGTVNGRCGPGVRIPLVVISPYAKQNYVDHTMIDQASVVRFIEDNWLGGQRIGGGSFDATAGDLRGLFDFASKPNTAPLYLDPTQGTVLSAAPSI; translated from the coding sequence ATGTTCCGTCAAGCCTTGCTCGTCACTGCCTGCGCCGGCGCAGCGCTGGCGCTGTTCGCCTGCGGCGGCAGCGACGATCCCACGTCGACGCCTCCCGTGTCGTCGCAGGATGCGCTGCAGACTGCCACGCCGATCAAGCACGTCGTCGTCATCTACGGCGAAAACGTGTCGTTCGACCACTACTTCGGCACCTATCCGAACGCGTCGAATCCGGCCGGCGAACCGGCGTTCACTGCGAAGGCCGGCACGCCGACGGTCAACGGACTGACGGGCACGCTGCTCACCGCGAACCCGAACTTCACGAACACGGCCAACGGCACCGATGCCGCGAACCCGTTCCGCCTCGATCGCACGCAGGCCGCGACCGCCGACCAGAACCACGCGTACACGGCCGAGCAGCAGGCCGAGGACAACGGCCTCGCCGACCTGTTCCCGAAATACACCGGCAAGGGCTCGTCCGGCGGCGCCGGCGCGTTCGGCACGAAGGGCCAGGTGATGGGCTACTTCGACGGCAACACCGTCACCGCGCTGTGGAACTACGCGCAGCGCTTCGCAATGAGCGACAACGCATACACGACGGTGTACGGCCCGTCGACGCCGGGCGCACTGAACGTCGTGTCGGGCCAGACCAACGGCATGCAGATCGTCAAGACGTCGAAGCAGCCGTCGACGCTCGCCGCCAGCTCGTACTACATCAACGACGGCCAGGGCGGCTTCACGATGATCAACGACGTCGATCCGGGCTACGACGTGTGCTCCAGCACGACCGACCAGGCGATGATGAGCGGCAAGAACATCGGCGACCTGCTGAATGCCGCGAAGATCACGTGGGGCGGCTTCATGGGCGGCTTCAACCTGTCGACGACCAACAGCAACGGCACGACCGGCTGCGCGCGCAGCACCGTCGCCACCGCCGTGAACGCCGCGACCGCCGACTACATTCCGCACCACAACTGGTTCCAGTACTACGCGTCGACCGCGAACCCGCAGCACACGCGCCCGAGCTCGGTCGCGGCGATCGGTTCGAGCGTCGAAACCGACGGCAAGACGCCCGAACCGGCGAACCACCAGTACGACAGCGACGACTTCTTCGCTGCCGTGAAGGCCGGCAACTTCCCGTCGGTCAGCTTTCTGAAGGCGCCGGCCGCGCAGGACGGGCACGCGGGCTACTCGGATCCGCTCGACGAGCAGGCGTTCGTCACGAAGGTCGTGAACTTCCTGCAGCAGCAGCCCGACTGGCAGAACACGGCCGTGATCGTCACGTATGACGACTCGGACGGCTGGTACGACCACGCGTACACGGCGCCGACCCATGCGTCGTCCGATGCCGTCGATCAGCTCAACGGCAACGGCGCGTGCGGCTCGGGCGGCACCACCGGCGTGAACGGCGGCACGGTGAACGGCCGCTGCGGCCCGGGTGTGCGCATTCCGCTCGTCGTGATCTCGCCGTACGCGAAGCAGAACTACGTCGACCATACGATGATCGACCAGGCGTCCGTCGTGCGCTTCATCGAGGACAACTGGCTCGGCGGCCAGCGCATCGGCGGCGGTTCGTTCGATGCGACCGCGGGCGACCTGCGCGGCCTGTTCGACTTCGCGTCGAAGCCGAACACGGCGCCGCTGTATCTCGATCCGACGCAGGGCACCGTGCTGAGCGCGGCACCGTCGATCTGA